The proteins below come from a single Pristiophorus japonicus isolate sPriJap1 chromosome 18, sPriJap1.hap1, whole genome shotgun sequence genomic window:
- the LOC139228864 gene encoding uncharacterized protein, which translates to MFPSAPAAAAMALRADRTFVLHGVRSPLRKKPNDYLSNSQRTFTTHLQVPRDLSADWRLYSSSIKTPMDDNLKEVPLSGSQKDSPSIDELEQSLSELKVQVKDLTASLSPELLTEYQRMGESESIFRSSSKNVDWPVLTDGSFPEKDVGGQAANPEASEWFVRPRHLVQPLGSSPALEDLGVSSLSMSAVDRVVGLTGSELSSQNYRTSTISPVDIAYGESLPVRMGVPHVIGVRALLPPQIPVRPQSPERTRPSFLRDQSQTLRRSRSIRSRSLSPASKRSRWQQSRSQSPKPVWRPSSTKVNACGRPPPPINRQRSGNKKMTSNRPSRSYSYRPGALSSSSQPALSQGLDDSPSSFWTPYGLAEPAAASLSTQEISERFLQSLAEGDVRQSLVEMSPYQQELSRLRLQRLRVEEELLLELKRQQELERIRGPQPKWYEMKGSGFHYEAHKNNELLRNSKDWQSVFSYREDLLSASQDFTQNGWLRNSDFA; encoded by the exons ATGTTCCCATCGGCTCCGGCTGCGGCGGCCATGGCTCTCCGCGCGGACCGAACGTTCGTCCTGCACGGGGTCAGGAGCCCCTTGAG gaagAAACCAAACGATTATCTCTCAAACTCCCAAAGGACATTCACTACACACCTGCAAGTACCAAGGGACCTATCAGCAGACTGGAGACTCTACAGCAGCTCAATAAAGACTCCCATGGATGATAACCTGAAGG AGGTGCCTTTGTCTGGCAGTCAGAAGGACAGTCCCAGCATTGATGAGTTGGAACAAAGTTTAAGTGAACTGAAGGTGCAAGTGAAAGATCTGACTGCCAGTCTGAGCCCCGAACTATTGACCGAGTACCAGAGGATGGGAGAGTCAGAGAGCATCTTCAGATCCAGCAGCAAAAATGTTGACTGGCCAGTCCTGACAGATGGATCGTTTCCTGAGAAGGATGTAGGTGGGCAGGCAGCAAACCCTGAGGCGTCAGAGTGGTTTGTGAGGCCGAGGCATTTAGTGCAGCCACTGGGCAGCTCTCCAGCACTTGAAGACCTTGGTGTTTCTAGTCTCTCCATGTCAGCAGTTGATCGAGTGGTGGGCCTCACTGGGAGTGAACTCTCTAGCCAAAACTATAGAACCTCCACCATCTCGCCTGTAGACATCGCCTACGGAGAAAGCCTTCCGGTTAGGATGGGTGTGCCGCATGTAATTGGAGTCAGGGCTCTTCTCCCTCCTCAGATTCCTGTCCGACCTCAATCCCCTGAAAGAACCAGACCATCATTCCTCAGAGACCAATCTCAGACTCTCAGGCGCTCCAGAAGCATCCGGTCACGTTCCCTGTCCCCAGCTTCTAAAAGAAGTCGTTGGCAGCAGTCTCGCTCCCAGTCTCCTAAACCCGTGTGGAGGCCAAGTTCCACAAAAGTAAATGCGTGTGGCCGGCCCCCTCCCCCCATTAACAGGCAGAGGTCAGGGAACAAGAAGATGACCTCCAACAGACCATCGAGATCATATTCCTATAGACCAGGAGCGCTCAGCTCAAGCTCCCAACCAGCGCTCAGTCAGGGCCTGGATGACAGCCCGAGTTCCTTCTGGACTCCATACGGTTTAGCAGAACCGGCTGCGGCATCTCTTTCTACTCAGGAAATCAGTGAAAG GTTCCTGCAGTCACTGGCAGAGGGCGATGTCAGACAATCATTAGTGGAAATGTCTCCATACCAACAAGAACTGTCACGTCTGAGGCTGCAGCGCCTTCGTGTCGAGGAAGAGTTACTCCTGGAGCTGAAACGGCAACAAGAACTGGAGAGAATCCGGGGCCCACAGCCCAAGTG GTATGAAATGAAAGGGTCTGGCTTCCATTATGAAGCTCACAAGAACAATGAACTGCTGCGAAACAGCAAGGACTGGCAGTCTGTGTTTAGCTATCGAGAGGATCTGCTCTCCGCATCTCAGGACTTCACACAAAATGGCTGGCTCAGAAACTCTGACTTTGCGTGA